One window from the genome of Anticarsia gemmatalis isolate Benzon Research Colony breed Stoneville strain chromosome 8, ilAntGemm2 primary, whole genome shotgun sequence encodes:
- the LOC142975022 gene encoding uncharacterized protein LOC142975022: MYKNPETKELKKLIEMSYVLDGNYNTMNVHKLDKFYDDRGIVVRPDYRGYGIALEFFKARRLICKEHGVTMTGAWMTAHGTQKSAQRDGWETVVTVDRDEFAKQMGVTYEPYSPTSIKYMLARIQI, translated from the exons ATG tacaAAAATCCCGAAACAAAAGAGTTGAAGAAGTTGATAGAGATGTCTTATGTATTAGATGGTAACTACAATACTATGAATGTTCATAAACTAGACAAGTTCTATGATGACAGAGGAATCGTAGTTCGCCCAGACTATAGAGGCTATGGTATTGCGCTAGAATTTTTTAAAGCCAG gcGTTTAATATGTAAAGAACATGGAGTGACAATGACGGGAGCGTGGATGACGGCACATGGCACACAGAAGTCTGCACAGCGTGACGGTTGGGAGACAGTGGTCACAGTTGATAGAGACGAATTCGCTAAACAAATGGGAGTTACCTACGAACCGTATTCACCTACTTCAATCAAGTATATGCTTGCtagaatacaaatataa
- the LOC142975021 gene encoding uncharacterized protein LOC142975021 produces MSYIKVWSKFSGSKDPSKKFKIVVAPLDRVQELAEFMANYFVKEENNFRASGVPNSEEALKEYRDYMTQQLNNGAYHAVVCCVDNGNDEEIGDFVGASVTWRTTKDACVEKFQVKAKEYQKFMQLSAGMKTYYDITVKHKQDKYYIDRGIAVHPDYRGYGIAQEFLKVRRMECKEHGVPLTGAWMSAFGTQKAGRRDGWEIVCTIDRHEFITKFDAMHDPNTPPTIEFMIYKI; encoded by the exons ATGAGTTATATAAAAGTGTGGTCAAAATTTTCAGGGTCTAAGGACCCTAGTAAAAAGTTCAAAATAGTTGTAGCACCTTTAGATCGAGTCCAAGAATTAGCGGAATTCATGGCCAATTACTTCGTTAAGGAAGAAAATAACTTTAGAGCTTCAg GAGTCCCCAATAGTGAAGAAGCATTGAAAGAATATCGAGATTATATGACACAACAGCTGAACAACGGAGCGTACCACGCAGTAGTCTGTTGCGTAGATAACGGCAACGATGAGGAAATAGGAGATTTTGTCGGAGCATCTGTTACGTGGCGAACCACGAAGGATGCATGTGTTGAGAAG TTTCAGGTAAAAGCAAAAGAATATCAAAAGTTTATGCAGTTATCAGCTGGCATGAAAACATATTATGATATCACAGTGAAACACAAACAAGACAAGTATTATATCGACAGAGGCATCGCAGTTCATCCTGACTACAGAGGCTATGGTATTGCACAGGAATTCCTGAAAGTCAG GAGAATGGAATGCAAAGAACACGGAGTACCTTTAACGGGAGCATGGATGTCAGCATTTGGTACACAGAAAGCTGGCCGGCGCGATGGCTGGGAAATAGTGTGTACAATTGATAGACACGAATTCATTACTAAATTTGATGCAATGCACGATCCAAATACACCTCCAACTATCGAATTTAtgatctataaaatataa
- the LOC142975052 gene encoding uncharacterized protein LOC142975052: MTEPFKVWSKFSVTKGTETFKFKMMEPPIDRLDDVMDLVYKYFMKEESIFKAAGVPKGDQEALKAEYELLVTGYISDELFHTTVCCVDNDNEEIGEIVGASFMTLTKKNTPLELQFHPQSKELLKAFEMILTLPSLTTKMDELNIDQYYDGRGVVVSSKYRGCGIAQEFLKVRRLVCKEKGVPLTCAMMTAIGTQKAAERDGWQTMEELDFEEFGKLHGVSFEGSPKIAKLMAVRID; the protein is encoded by the exons ATGACTGAACCCTTCAAAGTGTGGTCGAAGTTCTCAGTAACTAAGGGTACTGAGAcctttaagtttaaaatgatGGAACCACCGATAGACCGGCTAGATGACGTCATGGATCTAGTATATAAGTACTTTATGAAAGAAGAGTCTATCTTCAAAGCTGCAG gAGTACCGAAAGGTGACCAAGAGGCACTGAAAGCAGAATACGAATTATTGGTAACTGGATACATAAGTGACGAGTTATTTCATACAACTGTGTGTTGTGTGGATAATGACAATGAGGAAATTGGGGAAATTGTTGGAGCATCTTTCATGACACTTACAAAGAAGAATACGCCTCTGGAACTgcag TTCCACCCGCAATCAAAGGAACTTCTAAAAGCTTTCGAAATGATCCTCACTTTACCAAGTTTGACCACGAAGATGGATGAGTTAAACATTGACCAGTATTACGATGGCAGAGGAGTCGTGGTGAGCTCCAAGTACAGAGGATGCGGTATAGCTCAGGAGTTCCTTAAAGTCAG gCGGTTAGTATGTAAAGAGAAAGGAGTACCATTAACATGCGCCATGATGACGGCAATCGGTACCCAGAAAGCCGCAGAGCGTGATGGATGGCAAACTATGGAAGAACTTGACTTCGAAGAGTTTGGTAAACTACACGGTGTCAGCTTCGAGGGCAGTCCTAAGATAGCTAAGTTAATGGCTGTCAGAATAGATTAA